The following are encoded in a window of candidate division TA06 bacterium genomic DNA:
- a CDS encoding bifunctional oligoribonuclease/PAP phosphatase NrnA: MSDCSEIIKVILTHNKFLVLSHAHPDGDSIGSQLAFASVLRELGKDVLVANQDPIPDKYLFLSGVDGVMTTIPPDYTCDVLAILDTASLKRLGSLAGQLPVKDVVMINIDHHVSNDRFGHIMLVRPERSSTSEIVFELIKAMDIPLTPERAEQLYTGIVTDTGSFRHPNTTFDSFITGASLVKSGADPSRVASALYSANSVSRMRLLGLVLSSIDVVRDVCCLTLTREMVQLSGASMDESEDFVDFPLSLKGVRVGLLFREEGDGQIRISFRSKEEMDVDEIARVFGGGGHESAAGCVIRGELEDVKKAVVREVFKKLEEGKEQSTRS; the protein is encoded by the coding sequence ATGAGTGATTGCAGTGAAATAATCAAGGTGATACTTACGCACAACAAATTCCTTGTTCTCTCTCATGCTCACCCGGACGGAGACTCCATCGGTTCTCAGCTGGCATTCGCGTCAGTTCTGAGGGAATTGGGTAAGGATGTGTTAGTTGCCAATCAAGATCCCATACCTGACAAGTATCTGTTTCTGAGCGGGGTGGACGGTGTGATGACGACTATTCCGCCCGATTATACTTGTGATGTATTGGCTATACTGGACACGGCCAGTCTGAAGAGACTTGGCTCCCTTGCGGGTCAACTGCCGGTAAAAGACGTGGTAATGATAAACATTGACCACCATGTCTCCAATGACCGGTTTGGACACATTATGCTTGTCCGGCCCGAGCGTTCCTCCACTTCTGAGATTGTTTTCGAGCTGATCAAGGCTATGGATATCCCTCTGACTCCAGAAAGAGCGGAGCAGCTCTACACAGGGATAGTAACCGATACTGGTTCTTTCCGGCATCCCAACACCACCTTTGATTCGTTTATCACGGGTGCGTCACTGGTGAAGAGTGGTGCGGACCCTTCTCGTGTTGCTTCGGCGCTCTATTCCGCAAATTCGGTCTCGAGGATGAGGCTGCTCGGTCTGGTGCTCAGCAGCATCGATGTTGTGCGGGATGTTTGCTGTCTAACTCTCACCAGGGAGATGGTTCAACTTTCTGGAGCATCCATGGATGAGAGTGAGGATTTCGTTGACTTTCCGCTTTCCCTCAAAGGAGTCAGAGTGGGCCTTCTATTTAGAGAGGAGGGCGATGGGCAGATCAGAATATCCTTCAGGTCCAAAGAAGAAATGGATGTGGACGAAATAGCAAGGGTGTTTGGCGGCGGCGGACATGAGTCTGCAGCTGGGTGTGTCATTCGCGGGGAACTCGAGGATGTCAAGAAGGCAGTTGTGCGTGAAGTGTTCAAGAAGCTGGAAGAAGGGAAGGAACAGAGCACACGCTCGTGA
- the rbfA gene encoding 30S ribosome-binding factor RbfA encodes MSLRTDRVGDLIAREISLIIDRELKDPSIGFVTVTSARVTADFRHADVYVSVFGDEAKMEKSMEGLRRASPFIRSLIGRRIRIRYTPEIRFRLDNSLIRGEQIDKLLKEIENE; translated from the coding sequence ATGAGTTTGAGAACTGACAGGGTTGGAGACCTGATAGCCAGGGAGATATCCCTCATCATAGACAGGGAGCTAAAAGATCCCTCCATTGGCTTCGTCACAGTGACCTCAGCTAGAGTCACTGCGGATTTCAGACATGCGGATGTCTATGTATCTGTCTTTGGAGACGAAGCTAAGATGGAGAAGAGCATGGAGGGTTTAAGAAGGGCGAGCCCGTTCATCAGGTCTTTGATAGGGAGAAGAATAAGGATCAGATACACTCCGGAAATAAGATTCAGGTTGGACAACTCACTCATCCGCGGGGAGCAGATAGACAAGCTTCTCAAGGAGATTGAGAATGAGTGA
- a CDS encoding DUF503 domain-containing protein, translated as MIVGTCLVDLRIPGCRSLKEKRQIVKALKDSIRRKYNISIAELDHHDTWQRTLIGIAAISSNARFANQVLSKVVNVIEANTRVELIDYKLEMR; from the coding sequence ATGATTGTAGGAACCTGTCTTGTGGACCTGCGAATCCCCGGGTGTAGGTCGTTAAAAGAGAAAAGGCAGATAGTCAAGGCTCTCAAAGATTCCATCCGGAGAAAATATAACATTTCGATTGCCGAGCTTGACCATCATGATACGTGGCAGAGAACACTGATCGGCATTGCAGCGATTTCATCGAATGCCAGGTTTGCAAACCAGGTCCTTTCCAAGGTAGTCAACGTTATTGAGGCGAACACCAGGGTTGAACTCATAGACTACAAGCTTGAAATGCGATGA
- the infB gene encoding translation initiation factor IF-2 gives MANQRIYQAARDFDLSSEALLKVIRSLGFTVKSHMSVITEEMIEAVKKRFAEEKAAAKETDMKRVREREQMAKPRTSTVRLERPRKKGKRTRPKKRKIDQKKIRQKVRETLIQMEKSTRTKKKRYKSERVPDAGIVEENKLRVSEFVSVSEVGSLLDVEPTEIIAKLLELGLVVTINHRLDFETISMIAEEYGYEAELIPEYGAQFLDTEEEKDEDLTACAPVVTVMGHVDHGKTSLLDKLRKTDVTAGESGGMTQHIGAYEVKVGENRIAFLDTPGHEAFTAMRARGAQLTDICVLVVAADDGVMPQTIEAIDHARAAGVPIVIAINKIDLPTANSMKVKQDLAQHGVLAEEFGGSTLCVEVSAKTGEGLDELIETILLQAEMLDLRACCSGPARGVVVESKLDRGKGTVATLLVQKGCLHVGDAFVAGLYSGKVRAMHDEHGVDLAEVGPSTAVQIIGFTGIPEVGDTFFVVEDEARARTLSRKRMLARREQAFRAAGDGVSLRKFQEDLKSGKSKELKIVLKGDVWGSVGALADSLQGLSTDEVKVKIIHSNVGSIKESDILLGAASKAIVVGFHVKPDARAKEMAARDNVEVRLYDIIFEAIDDIKLAMTGLLEPEFEEVVVGKAEVKQIFKISKLGMIAGCSVISGEIRRGISAKLMRESESIGVGIVDSLKRFKDDVREVPAGMECGIGISGQEDIQVGDIIECFEMKEVLRSLS, from the coding sequence TTGGCTAACCAGAGAATATATCAGGCAGCAAGGGATTTTGACCTTTCCAGTGAGGCGCTCCTGAAGGTGATTCGCTCGCTTGGATTCACGGTAAAAAGTCACATGAGCGTAATCACAGAGGAGATGATTGAGGCGGTCAAAAAGAGGTTCGCGGAAGAAAAGGCTGCCGCCAAAGAAACGGATATGAAGCGGGTCAGAGAGCGTGAGCAAATGGCCAAGCCTCGTACCTCGACCGTGAGACTGGAAAGACCCAGAAAGAAAGGTAAGAGAACGCGTCCGAAGAAGCGAAAGATAGATCAGAAGAAGATCCGACAGAAGGTAAGGGAAACTCTCATCCAGATGGAGAAGTCCACTCGGACGAAGAAGAAGAGGTATAAGTCTGAAAGGGTGCCGGATGCGGGAATTGTTGAAGAGAACAAACTGAGAGTGAGTGAGTTCGTATCTGTGTCTGAAGTGGGTTCTCTTCTCGATGTGGAGCCCACAGAGATCATTGCCAAGCTCCTGGAGCTGGGACTGGTCGTCACCATAAACCACAGGCTCGATTTTGAAACAATCAGCATGATCGCTGAAGAGTACGGATATGAGGCTGAGCTTATTCCCGAATACGGTGCACAATTCCTTGATACAGAGGAGGAGAAAGACGAAGATCTCACCGCTTGCGCTCCAGTAGTTACGGTGATGGGTCATGTTGACCACGGCAAGACTTCTCTGTTGGACAAGCTTAGGAAGACCGATGTCACCGCCGGAGAATCCGGGGGAATGACCCAGCATATTGGCGCTTACGAAGTGAAGGTGGGTGAAAATAGGATTGCATTCTTGGATACACCAGGCCATGAGGCATTCACTGCCATGAGGGCCCGTGGGGCACAGCTTACTGACATCTGCGTTCTGGTGGTGGCTGCGGATGATGGGGTGATGCCTCAGACGATTGAAGCTATTGATCATGCCAGGGCCGCAGGCGTGCCAATTGTCATAGCAATAAACAAGATTGATCTGCCAACTGCGAATTCCATGAAGGTGAAGCAGGACCTGGCTCAGCACGGAGTACTCGCAGAAGAATTTGGCGGAAGTACCCTTTGTGTGGAGGTTTCGGCAAAGACTGGAGAAGGACTTGATGAGCTGATCGAGACAATTCTCCTTCAGGCTGAGATGCTTGACCTTCGAGCATGCTGCTCCGGACCTGCGAGGGGAGTCGTTGTCGAGTCGAAACTGGACAGAGGCAAGGGCACCGTAGCCACTTTGCTTGTGCAGAAAGGTTGCCTACATGTTGGCGATGCCTTTGTGGCGGGGCTCTATAGCGGAAAGGTTCGGGCCATGCACGACGAGCACGGCGTGGATTTGGCAGAAGTCGGTCCTTCGACTGCGGTGCAGATTATTGGTTTTACTGGTATCCCGGAAGTGGGCGACACTTTCTTCGTTGTAGAGGATGAGGCCAGAGCGAGAACACTGAGTAGAAAAAGGATGCTTGCGAGAAGAGAGCAGGCCTTCAGAGCGGCGGGGGATGGGGTCAGTCTCAGGAAATTCCAGGAGGATCTGAAATCGGGAAAGAGCAAGGAACTGAAGATAGTCCTGAAGGGGGATGTCTGGGGATCAGTAGGAGCTCTTGCAGACTCCCTACAGGGCCTTTCCACCGACGAGGTGAAGGTCAAGATCATCCACAGCAACGTCGGGTCCATAAAGGAGTCGGACATCCTGCTGGGTGCGGCTTCCAAGGCCATTGTGGTAGGATTTCATGTAAAGCCCGACGCAAGGGCAAAAGAGATGGCTGCAAGAGATAATGTGGAAGTGAGACTCTACGACATCATATTTGAAGCCATAGATGACATAAAGCTGGCCATGACGGGCCTTCTAGAACCTGAATTTGAAGAGGTTGTTGTGGGGAAGGCTGAGGTGAAGCAGATCTTCAAGATCTCCAAGCTGGGCATGATTGCCGGCTGCTCCGTCATTTCAGGAGAGATCAGAAGAGGCATATCTGCCAAACTCATGAGGGAGAGTGAGAGCATTGGTGTCGGTATAGTCGATTCCTTGAAAAGGTTCAAGGATGATGTCAGGGAGGTTCCTGCTGGTATGGAATGTGGTATCGGGATAAGCGGCCAGGAAGATATTCAGGTAGGTGACATCATTGAGTGTTTTGAGATGAAGGAGGTACTCAGAAGTCTCTCATGA
- the nusA gene encoding transcription termination/antitermination protein NusA, which yields MAGFDVTDALSQIISLRGLDREFVVETLKESILAGVRKKYGKAENLEVNVDESTGEITVKRTRRVVEEVEDEDLELDLAKAKSLGYDGEMGGELVEDIPLEEFGRSAIMVAKQIMFQRVREAEREKVFVGFSERIGEIVTGTVQQVDKRGVIVNLGRTEAIMPLREQIYTERIRQGQTIRAYILDVRRTSKGPQVILSRTHPDFLKKLFHFEVPEVYEGVVQIKSVARESGDRSKIAVYSKDDKIDPVGACVGVKGSRVQAVVRELNGEKIDVVQWSSEMSLFVGRSLSPAKVLKCVLSERGGSARVVIVDDQYSLAIGRGGQNARLAAKLTGLKIDILSESQYREQLDRDKESLAMLAKTRGVSAKMIDRLILAGFSSAADIAKSSGKEITSIKGIGKKTAAKILEDAQEIDEEMKRKAEEAARKEAEARLAERKVALEAKKQEEEEEKRAKEVEQAEETEEEEEEQEEEEVEKEQKEEGAEETEEVEEEESPSTAEGNEVESEKEKPVESGE from the coding sequence TTGGCTGGTTTCGATGTGACGGATGCGCTTTCCCAGATAATATCTCTGCGGGGTCTGGATAGGGAGTTTGTTGTTGAGACCTTAAAGGAGAGCATACTGGCTGGTGTGAGGAAGAAGTATGGAAAGGCGGAGAATCTTGAGGTAAATGTGGATGAATCCACCGGTGAGATAACAGTAAAGCGGACCAGGAGGGTGGTCGAAGAGGTCGAAGACGAAGATCTGGAACTGGATCTGGCGAAGGCAAAGTCACTTGGTTACGATGGAGAAATGGGGGGTGAGCTGGTCGAGGACATTCCACTGGAGGAGTTTGGAAGAAGTGCCATAATGGTTGCCAAGCAGATTATGTTCCAGCGTGTGAGGGAGGCTGAAAGGGAAAAAGTCTTTGTCGGTTTCAGTGAGAGAATTGGAGAGATTGTAACAGGCACTGTACAACAGGTGGACAAGAGGGGTGTGATAGTCAACCTGGGCAGGACAGAGGCAATCATGCCTTTAAGAGAACAGATCTATACAGAAAGGATAAGACAGGGACAGACAATAAGGGCGTACATCCTTGATGTTAGGCGCACGAGTAAAGGGCCCCAGGTGATACTCTCGCGAACTCATCCGGATTTCCTGAAGAAGCTATTTCACTTTGAAGTCCCTGAAGTGTATGAAGGTGTGGTTCAGATCAAATCGGTGGCCAGAGAATCTGGAGATAGAAGCAAGATAGCAGTCTACTCCAAGGATGACAAGATTGACCCGGTTGGTGCTTGCGTGGGTGTCAAGGGCTCGCGTGTGCAGGCTGTGGTGAGAGAGTTGAACGGCGAAAAGATAGATGTTGTCCAGTGGAGTAGTGAAATGTCACTCTTCGTTGGCAGATCCCTTTCACCTGCAAAGGTGCTGAAATGTGTGTTGAGTGAGAGGGGAGGTAGTGCGAGGGTCGTCATAGTTGATGATCAGTATTCACTGGCGATTGGAAGAGGCGGACAGAATGCGAGACTGGCTGCAAAGCTGACCGGCCTCAAAATAGACATTCTGAGTGAGAGCCAGTATAGAGAACAGCTCGATCGGGATAAGGAGTCTCTGGCTATGTTGGCTAAGACACGCGGGGTCTCCGCGAAGATGATAGACAGGCTGATTCTAGCTGGATTTTCCTCTGCTGCGGATATTGCAAAGAGCAGTGGGAAGGAAATCACCTCTATCAAGGGCATTGGCAAAAAGACGGCGGCAAAAATACTTGAGGATGCTCAGGAAATCGATGAGGAGATGAAACGGAAGGCCGAGGAGGCGGCGAGAAAGGAAGCGGAAGCAAGGTTGGCTGAGCGGAAGGTAGCGCTGGAGGCAAAGAAGCAAGAGGAAGAAGAGGAAAAGAGGGCGAAAGAGGTCGAACAGGCGGAAGAGACGGAGGAGGAAGAAGAAGAGCAAGAGGAGGAAGAGGTAGAAAAGGAACAAAAGGAAGAAGGGGCGGAAGAGACGGAAGAGGTAGAAGAGGAAGAATCGCCGAGTACCGCTGAGGGAAACGAAGTAGAGTCAGAAAAAGAGAAGCCAGTCGAGAGTGGAGAGTAG
- a CDS encoding proline--tRNA ligase, producing MRWSQVFIPTTKEDPSDAESVSHKLCIKAGLIRPLSAGIFSFLPLGWRVIRKIESIIRDEMDSMGAQEFFLPALSPSDIWEESGRWEEYGDDMFRLKDRKERDMCLAPTHEEIIVDLARKYIRSYRDFPQVWYQIQTKFRDEPRPRSGLLRSREFIMKDSYSLDQDEKGLDESYKRHFETYTRIFKRCGLLTFTVGASSGMMGGSESTEFMLESEAGEDQVARCSECEYAANLDVASSKPRKLGLKDRKLEMVHTPGVRTVKEVSQFLSVDPATLMKSLLFIVGDEPVFILTRGDQEANESKMESFFKKPFRQAHGDEVKRVTGADVGFVGPVNVKGVKVFADRALEGEVGLVTGANKNDYHYVGIHPGRDFQVDEFCDFRQVKEGDACDRCGGEIRISRAIELGHIFKLGRRYSQKMEAIYLDKDGKALPIVMGSYGIGLERILVAAIEQGADKDGIVWPPPLAPFHCVIVPLNMSDSRVVETSEEIYSALDEEFDILLDDRDERAGSKFKDSDLIGVPLRVTVGERSLKKGLVELRERKSGKVSEFPVEDSAERIGEKIEKFFASSGKDST from the coding sequence ATGCGCTGGAGTCAAGTGTTTATACCGACAACGAAGGAAGATCCTTCTGATGCTGAGTCAGTCAGCCACAAACTGTGCATAAAGGCTGGTCTCATAAGGCCGCTTTCCGCGGGGATCTTCTCATTCCTCCCCCTGGGGTGGAGGGTCATCAGAAAGATTGAGTCGATAATAAGGGATGAGATGGATTCAATGGGCGCCCAGGAGTTCTTCCTGCCTGCGCTCTCCCCATCTGACATTTGGGAGGAAAGCGGTAGATGGGAGGAATACGGGGACGATATGTTCCGGCTGAAGGACAGGAAAGAAAGAGACATGTGCCTTGCTCCTACCCATGAGGAGATCATTGTCGATTTGGCCAGAAAGTACATTCGTTCATACAGGGACTTTCCCCAGGTTTGGTATCAGATACAGACCAAGTTCAGGGATGAACCGCGTCCGAGATCCGGGCTGTTGCGATCGAGAGAGTTCATAATGAAGGATTCCTACAGTCTCGACCAGGATGAAAAGGGACTTGATGAGAGCTACAAGCGCCACTTCGAAACCTACACGAGAATATTCAAGCGGTGTGGTCTGCTGACCTTCACCGTGGGTGCCTCAAGCGGGATGATGGGCGGTTCTGAGTCTACGGAGTTCATGTTGGAATCGGAAGCAGGAGAAGACCAGGTGGCAAGATGCTCAGAGTGTGAGTATGCCGCCAATCTTGACGTTGCCAGTTCAAAACCCCGGAAGCTGGGTCTGAAGGACCGCAAGCTTGAAATGGTGCATACACCGGGGGTGAGAACTGTCAAGGAGGTGTCTCAGTTTCTCAGTGTGGACCCCGCCACTTTGATGAAGAGCCTCTTGTTCATCGTAGGTGATGAGCCTGTGTTCATCCTCACCAGAGGTGACCAGGAGGCGAATGAGTCGAAGATGGAATCTTTCTTCAAGAAGCCTTTCAGACAAGCACACGGTGACGAGGTCAAGAGGGTGACCGGTGCTGATGTGGGGTTTGTGGGGCCAGTAAACGTGAAAGGCGTGAAGGTCTTTGCTGACCGTGCTCTTGAAGGCGAAGTCGGCTTGGTGACTGGTGCCAACAAGAACGACTACCATTACGTTGGCATCCATCCAGGGAGGGATTTCCAGGTGGATGAGTTTTGTGACTTCAGACAGGTCAAAGAGGGTGATGCGTGTGATCGTTGTGGAGGTGAGATAAGGATATCGAGGGCGATTGAGCTGGGTCATATCTTCAAACTGGGAAGGAGATACTCTCAGAAGATGGAGGCAATATATCTGGATAAGGACGGAAAGGCGCTGCCAATAGTGATGGGGTCTTATGGAATAGGGCTGGAGAGGATTTTAGTGGCAGCCATAGAGCAAGGCGCTGATAAAGACGGAATTGTCTGGCCTCCTCCTTTGGCACCGTTCCACTGCGTGATAGTACCGCTGAACATGAGTGACTCCAGGGTGGTAGAAACTTCAGAGGAGATTTACTCAGCGCTCGACGAGGAGTTCGATATCCTCCTGGATGATAGAGATGAGAGGGCTGGGAGCAAGTTCAAGGATAGCGATCTTATAGGGGTCCCTCTAAGGGTTACAGTAGGGGAGCGTAGTCTTAAGAAGGGACTCGTCGAACTCAGAGAGAGGAAGAGTGGAAAAGTTTCAGAGTTTCCAGTCGAAGATTCGGCGGAAAGGATAGGCGAAAAGATTGAGAAGTTTTTTGCCTCCTCTGGCAAGGATTCGACGTAA
- a CDS encoding 1-deoxy-D-xylulose-5-phosphate reductoisomerase, producing MKRVAVLGSTGSIGRSALQVLENLAPEFVVFAISGKDELDLLSEQAGKHKPALVSIGDESLKGELARRVPGRTEVLSGGEALTEIASCSDVDIVVNGLVGSVGFRPTLAALRAGKRVALANKEPLVSYGSILTAEARRSGAEIIAIDSEHSAIHQAMGKSPGDEVSRIILTASGGPFLNAASLDSITPKEALAHPTWEMGEKVTVDSATLMNKGLEVIEARWLFNIDPSKIEVVIHPQSIVHSIVEFVDGSCIAQLSTPDMKLPIQYAITYPRRMESLTNKLDLAEVAKLEFFRPDFSRFPCLDLAYDAIRKGGTMPAVLSASDEIAVAAFLKGEIGFTQIPQVLQEVLSNHTSKSDPTLEEAEAADHWAREEAARAVNRLSSRHKM from the coding sequence ATGAAGAGAGTAGCTGTTCTTGGATCAACAGGCTCCATTGGAAGGTCGGCACTTCAGGTCCTGGAGAACCTTGCCCCGGAGTTCGTGGTGTTTGCCATCAGTGGCAAAGATGAGCTTGACCTTCTGTCCGAGCAGGCAGGGAAACATAAACCCGCCCTTGTATCAATAGGTGATGAATCACTGAAGGGTGAGCTTGCCCGGAGGGTTCCCGGGAGGACCGAGGTCCTGTCTGGCGGTGAAGCGTTGACAGAGATAGCCTCCTGCAGCGATGTTGACATTGTGGTCAACGGACTGGTCGGTTCCGTTGGCTTCAGGCCTACTCTTGCAGCCTTGAGGGCTGGCAAGCGAGTGGCCCTGGCAAACAAAGAGCCTCTTGTCTCTTACGGGTCGATTCTGACTGCGGAAGCAAGGCGAAGCGGCGCTGAAATCATTGCCATAGATTCCGAACACAGCGCCATACACCAGGCAATGGGGAAATCTCCCGGGGATGAGGTGTCAAGGATAATACTGACCGCTTCAGGCGGCCCCTTCTTGAATGCGGCCTCGCTTGACTCGATAACTCCGAAAGAGGCCCTTGCCCATCCCACGTGGGAGATGGGAGAGAAGGTTACCGTTGATTCTGCAACACTGATGAACAAGGGTCTGGAAGTGATAGAAGCGAGATGGCTCTTCAACATCGATCCCTCAAAGATCGAGGTGGTGATTCATCCCCAGTCTATAGTCCATTCAATAGTCGAGTTTGTGGACGGCTCGTGTATTGCACAACTCTCGACTCCTGATATGAAGCTGCCCATTCAGTACGCCATCACCTACCCACGGAGGATGGAGTCGCTGACGAATAAACTTGATCTGGCTGAAGTGGCAAAGCTCGAGTTCTTCAGACCTGACTTCAGCAGGTTCCCGTGTCTGGACCTTGCTTACGATGCTATCCGTAAGGGCGGAACCATGCCGGCTGTTCTCAGTGCATCTGATGAGATCGCGGTTGCCGCCTTCCTGAAAGGCGAGATAGGTTTTACGCAGATACCTCAGGTACTGCAAGAGGTTCTGTCTAACCACACTTCCAAGTCCGATCCCACTCTGGAAGAAGCTGAAGCGGCAGACCACTGGGCAAGAGAAGAAGCCGCCCGCGCTGTAAACCGACTGAGCTCCAGACATAAGATGTAA
- a CDS encoding phosphatidate cytidylyltransferase, producing MRVNLLRRLVTALVFLPVLVIIARAGGGYYLVLIGLGIGIGTYEFLTMLEARGMKPYKVLGTFCALLLGWTAFYQSYLFTYLTFTILLLALSITELSRRVEEQAINHIATTIFGAMYVGWLMSHLVLLRELPYAMGQTYSTGTGYALLPFVLTWSCDSAAYFFGIKFGRHKLLPRISPEKSWEGAIGGVFFAVIAGFVYQQVYAHFLSWFDIFVLGFLVGVLAQVGDLVESLIKRDADMKDAATTIPGHGGVLDRFDSLLFTAPMIYYYLRFFAAR from the coding sequence ATGAGGGTAAACCTCCTCCGCAGGCTGGTCACGGCCTTGGTGTTCCTGCCCGTGCTTGTGATTATTGCAAGGGCGGGTGGAGGCTACTACCTGGTCCTGATAGGGCTGGGGATAGGCATAGGCACCTACGAGTTTCTCACCATGCTCGAAGCCAGGGGGATGAAGCCCTACAAGGTGCTTGGAACATTCTGCGCACTTCTTCTGGGCTGGACGGCCTTCTATCAGAGCTACCTTTTCACATATCTTACATTCACAATACTGCTCCTTGCTCTCTCCATAACCGAGCTTTCCAGGCGCGTTGAAGAGCAGGCGATCAACCACATCGCGACCACAATTTTCGGTGCCATGTACGTGGGATGGCTGATGAGCCACCTGGTGCTGTTGAGAGAACTTCCGTACGCCATGGGACAGACCTACTCGACCGGCACGGGATATGCACTTCTCCCATTTGTGCTGACATGGAGCTGCGACAGTGCAGCCTATTTTTTCGGCATAAAGTTTGGCAGGCACAAGCTTCTTCCCAGGATAAGCCCTGAAAAGTCTTGGGAGGGGGCCATTGGAGGTGTCTTCTTTGCCGTCATAGCCGGGTTCGTTTACCAGCAGGTTTATGCGCACTTTCTTTCCTGGTTTGATATTTTTGTGCTTGGGTTCTTAGTTGGAGTGCTTGCCCAGGTGGGCGACCTCGTAGAATCCCTCATAAAGCGTGATGCAGACATGAAAGATGCCGCGACCACCATACCAGGACATGGGGGAGTTCTGGACAGATTCGATTCGCTCCTTTTCACAGCTCCAATGATATACTATTACTTGAGGTTTTTCGCTGCGAGATGA
- a CDS encoding isoprenyl transferase, whose translation MAKEKKIHPHEVGLDPGELPQHIAIIMDGNGRWARDRGRPRIFGHKAGIESVRDVVKACSQIDIKYLTLYTFSRENWRRPKAEVSALMRILRNLLRNEIKELDENDVRVMAIGRINDLPDFVQKELSRAVDKTRDNKGLTLILALSYGGRGEIADAASRAAKRVLDGRLAPEEINEDTFGQFLYAPDVPDPDLLIRTSGELRVSNFLLWQIAYSEIWVTDLLWPDFTRNELFKAIADFQKRERRFGGVE comes from the coding sequence ATGGCCAAAGAGAAGAAGATTCATCCGCATGAAGTTGGGTTAGATCCCGGGGAACTCCCCCAGCACATTGCCATAATCATGGACGGAAATGGGAGGTGGGCCAGGGATAGGGGCAGGCCCAGAATCTTCGGCCATAAGGCTGGAATAGAATCTGTGCGTGATGTGGTGAAGGCATGTTCGCAGATTGACATCAAGTACCTCACCCTCTACACCTTTTCGAGAGAAAACTGGAGGCGTCCAAAGGCTGAGGTTTCGGCACTGATGAGGATTCTCCGGAACCTCCTGAGGAACGAAATCAAGGAGCTTGACGAGAACGACGTGAGGGTAATGGCGATAGGAAGGATTAACGATCTACCTGATTTTGTGCAAAAGGAGTTGTCCAGGGCAGTTGACAAGACCCGTGACAACAAAGGGCTGACTCTCATCCTTGCGTTGAGCTACGGTGGGAGGGGTGAGATAGCGGATGCAGCATCAAGGGCAGCAAAAAGGGTCCTGGACGGCAGACTCGCTCCCGAGGAGATCAACGAAGACACCTTTGGACAATTCCTCTATGCGCCAGATGTTCCGGACCCGGATTTGCTGATCCGGACGAGTGGCGAGCTTCGAGTCTCAAACTTCCTTCTGTGGCAGATAGCCTACAGCGAGATATGGGTCACGGATCTTCTATGGCCGGATTTCACTCGCAATGAACTATTCAAGGCAATTGCTGATTTTCAAAAGAGAGAAAGGAGATTTGGGGGCGTGGAATGA
- a CDS encoding ribosome recycling factor, translating into MIKEILGECEQKMNKAVDSVFRELGGIRTGRASATLLDGIKVSAYGSMVPVKQVANVGVPDPKLIVVHPWDRSLLGEVEKAILKSDLGLTPSSDGNVIRLHVPSLTEERRKELVKLVKKLAEEGRVAIRNVRRDANERLKAAEKDGEISEDEARRAQKKTQELTDNYSKNVDEILEKKEEEIMTV; encoded by the coding sequence ATGATAAAGGAGATTCTGGGAGAATGCGAACAAAAAATGAACAAAGCAGTTGATTCGGTATTCCGGGAGCTTGGTGGAATAAGAACGGGCAGAGCCAGCGCCACACTTCTTGATGGAATCAAGGTGAGTGCGTATGGTTCAATGGTTCCTGTAAAGCAGGTGGCAAATGTAGGTGTGCCGGATCCCAAACTGATTGTTGTACACCCGTGGGATAGAAGCCTTCTGGGAGAGGTGGAGAAAGCGATACTCAAATCGGATCTGGGGCTTACACCCTCAAGTGACGGAAACGTGATAAGGTTGCACGTTCCATCTTTAACGGAAGAAAGAAGAAAAGAGCTGGTGAAGTTGGTCAAGAAGCTTGCTGAAGAGGGAAGGGTGGCAATCCGAAACGTGAGAAGGGATGCTAACGAACGGCTCAAGGCCGCCGAGAAGGACGGAGAGATCTCTGAAGATGAGGCGAGGCGGGCGCAGAAGAAAACACAGGAGTTGACCGACAACTACTCAAAGAATGTTGACGAGATTCTCGAGAAGAAAGAAGAAGAGATAATGACCGTCTGA